The genomic window CCCCAGGATCTGAGCCGCCCGCATACGAATCCGACACCGAGCCCGCCCCCGACCTGCGGCCTGAACCTCAGCAGTCAACCGCAGCCAGCGGGGCTGCAGCAGAGCCAGAAcaaccagcagcagcagcaacagcagcaacagcagcaacagcagcaagaAGACATAGCCGAGAACCTGTCGATGAAGAGGTCGACGTCACCCGCCCCCGGCGATCACGTGATAAAGACGGAAAGCGAGACGGCGAGCAGTCCCCGCGGCTCTCCTCTCACCGGTCCCAGTCTTCACCTCGACGGATCCCTCCAGGATTTTCCGGCGGGTAGCCTCCCCGGGATGTCGGGGCTTTCGCTCACGCCGCCGCATCACCACAGCGAGTACCTGACAAGTCTGGGCCAGCTCGCGGCCCAGTGGCTGCCCAATCACCCGCAGAACCAGCTAGCCCACCACCCCCGAGAGGAGAGTCCTCACAACAGGACGCATCCCTTTCAGCAGCAGGATTCGCCGCTGACTCAGAGGCGGTCGGTCGCTGTTTTCCCGATGGACGGTGCGGGGCCGCTGGGGGGTGCCGGAGGCCTGTTTCCCCCCGGAAGCGGACTGGACCGGGGCTCGCTGCTGGCCGATCTTCACGAAAACTTCAAACCGGAAACGCTTCACGGTCTATTCGGGGGCGCAAGCCTGGGACACCACCCGGTGAAGAAGTCAAAAAAGCACCGAGGCGACGGCGAAGGTCAGAGACGATGGAGCGAGCACACGCGACTTCCGGTCGGGCGGCCAAAGGGGCAGCACAGCGCGCCGCGCGGCGGCCCTCCGAGGTCCTGGACGAACGCGGAGCTGACCGAGGCGCTGCAGCACGTCTGGAACAAGAAGATGACCACCTCCCAGGCTAGCCGGATATTCGGCATACCGTACAACAGCCTGCTGATGTACGTCAGGGGGAAGTACGGGAAGAGCCTTAAGCTCGAACAGCTGAGGAGGGACTGCACGGGGTCGACGACCGGCGAGGTGATGAACTCCCTGAACAACAACGTCAAGACCGCCCAGCCGCCCTCCCAGATGCCCCACGCCCTCGCGGGTCTTCCGCATCCCGGCGACGAGGCGGCCTTCTCGCATCCTCTTCTCGGCGGCACTCTTCCCCAGGGCTTCTTCCCCGACTTCGGG from Neodiprion lecontei isolate iyNeoLeco1 chromosome 1, iyNeoLeco1.1, whole genome shotgun sequence includes these protein-coding regions:
- the LOC107224376 gene encoding protein jim lovell isoform X2, which translates into the protein MSSVAGSPAEMPLQSQYSLRWNNHQTHILRAFEDLLHAETLVDVTLVCAETSLRAHKVVLSACSPFFARIFVEHPCKHPIIVLKDFPGTEVTALVDFMYRGEVRIGRHELPGLMRAAESLQVRGLASTEPRLASPPETPTTDILGEPSTPEDAQGTPEDDDNASECQAPPRDLYHHQDHQENRLPHMGHLSFSLRELRDSCSSPLMPRRKQARPRRRSGELLPQDLSRPHTNPTPSPPPTCGLNLSSQPQPAGLQQSQNNQQQQQQQQQQQQQQEDIAENLSMKRSTSPAPGDHVIKTESETASSPRGSPLTGPSLHLDGSLQDFPAGSLPGMSGLSLTPPHHHSEYLTSLGQLAAQWLPNHPQNQLAHHPREESPHNRTHPFQQQDSPLTQRRSVAVFPMDGAGPLGGAGGLFPPGSGLDRGSLLADLHENFKPETLHGLFGGASLGHHPVKKSKKHRGDGEGQRRWSEHTRLPVGRPKGQHSAPRGGPPRSWTNAELTEALQHVWNKKMTTSQASRIFGIPYNSLLMYVRGKYGKSLKLEQLRRDCTGSTTGEVMNSLNNNVKTAQPPSQMPHALAGLPHPGDEAAFSHPLLGGTLPQGFFPDFGAAFPVPVSMVHLLPPSEQKAYEPPPPSAGGGSGSSDANPRSRSPSPAAHDSLVQSTQPPTALLQQNGTE
- the LOC107224376 gene encoding protein jim lovell isoform X1, with translation MSLTEQSRADDATSLTASHPAIRTDLVRIYGREAKKSGRIKRGVKATRKGEQWLRDNPYDRRRGKMSSVAGSPAEMPLQSQYSLRWNNHQTHILRAFEDLLHAETLVDVTLVCAETSLRAHKVVLSACSPFFARIFVEHPCKHPIIVLKDFPGTEVTALVDFMYRGEVRIGRHELPGLMRAAESLQVRGLASTEPRLASPPETPTTDILGEPSTPEDAQGTPEDDDNASECQAPPRDLYHHQDHQENRLPHMGHLSFSLRELRDSCSSPLMPRRKQARPRRRSGELLPQDLSRPHTNPTPSPPPTCGLNLSSQPQPAGLQQSQNNQQQQQQQQQQQQQQEDIAENLSMKRSTSPAPGDHVIKTESETASSPRGSPLTGPSLHLDGSLQDFPAGSLPGMSGLSLTPPHHHSEYLTSLGQLAAQWLPNHPQNQLAHHPREESPHNRTHPFQQQDSPLTQRRSVAVFPMDGAGPLGGAGGLFPPGSGLDRGSLLADLHENFKPETLHGLFGGASLGHHPVKKSKKHRGDGEGQRRWSEHTRLPVGRPKGQHSAPRGGPPRSWTNAELTEALQHVWNKKMTTSQASRIFGIPYNSLLMYVRGKYGKSLKLEQLRRDCTGSTTGEVMNSLNNNVKTAQPPSQMPHALAGLPHPGDEAAFSHPLLGGTLPQGFFPDFGAAFPVPVSMVHLLPPSEQKAYEPPPPSAGGGSGSSDANPRSRSPSPAAHDSLVQSTQPPTALLQQNGTE